In the genome of Gammaproteobacteria bacterium, the window CGTCCCTGGGATGTACTCAACCCGCGTGTACTTGAAACTATCGAGCACACCCACCGCGAACACTTTGTCCCCGAGGCCTACCAGGGTTTAGCTTATGCCGATAGCAGCATCCCTCTGGCACAGAAACAATTCATGTTACCCCCTGTTGTTATTGGCCGCATACTACAGGCTCTGGATATTAACGAAAATGATAACATACTGGAAATCGGCACAGGATCGGGTTATTTAACCGCCTGTTTGGCTCAATTAGGCGCTCATGTCAGCACTACGGACATCCATCAGGAGCTCCTCGATCAAGCGCAGAAAAACTGTAAGGCATTCGATAACATCAGTTATCATCAAGGTGATTTCTCCGCTAGCTGGCATGAAAATGATCGCTTTGATGCTATTGTAGTCACCGGATCCCTGCCCCACATGAATGAAAACTTCCAGCATAACCTGGAGATTGGTGGTCGACTTTTCATCGTCACCGGCCAACCACCGATTATGCAGGCACATCTCATTACCCGTACCGCAGAACGTGAATGGAATGACCAGCGATTGTTTGAAACCAGCATCCCAGCCCTGGTTAACCATCAAAAAGATCGCACATTAAGCCTGTAACCATGCCACCTCGTTTATTGCTCTGGCACAGCATAACAATATGCAGCGCACTAACCAGCCCGGTCTACGCCGAAGACCTGCTAGCTACCGCACGACTGGCCCTCGCCAATGATCCGGGGCTACGACAGGCACAGTATCAGCACAATGTAACTCAACAGGCACTACCCGATGCCCGCGCCGCCTTGCTACCCGAGATCGAATTTAACCTTGATAACAGCATCAATCAGCAGGATATTATCTCGCGTGGTCTTGGTTATAGTAGCTCACAACGTTTCAATACCCGCAGTTACTCGCTGGATCTGACGCAACCACTTTATGATCCCGCCTCATTATTAAAAACAGGCTATGCGCGGGATCAAATCACACAATCACAATGGCAGTTATCGGATACCCGACAAGCACTACTGTTACGCACCGCCCAGGATTATTTATCCATCCTCTCGGCGCAAGATAACCTGGGATTCAAGCAAGCAGAAAAGACTGCCCTGAACAAACAACTCGAACAAACCAGTCTGCAATTTGAGGCCGGGCTAAGCACGCAAACTGAATACCATGAGATCCAGGCACAATTTGACCTGGTCAATGCCGAGGAATTAATTGCCTTTGATGAACTGGAAGATTATTACGAGGCCTTGTTTGAAATCACCAATCACCGAATGCGCATCACACCCATCAAAGCAGAAAACATAAAACCCTTAACAGAAAAATATGAACTGCAATGGTGGATTAAACAGGCCATTGACTACAACCCCGGCTACCAGATCGCCAAACTGGATGTTGTACTAGCAAAGAATGAGATCAAACAACAGCGCGCAGGTCATCTGCCTACCCTGGACCTATTGGCTAGCAAGGGTAACATTACATCGGGTGGTGGACGTTTTGGTGGCAGTGAGACCGACTACTCATCACTCACACTACAATTGTCTGTGCCCCTCTTTAGTGGTGGACTCACCACATCAAAGACCCGGCAAGCCATTCATAACCACCAGGCACTGCTCGAACAACGAGAACAAAAGCGACGCAGCCTGTTACGCCAGATACGCAATAGCTTTCGTTCCATCCAGACCGGGAAGCGTCATATCAAGGCACTCCAGCATGCCATAGACTCTAGCCAAAAGCTTATGATCGCCGAACAAGTGGCGCAAAAGAATGGCAATCGTACCGTTGTTGATGCGCTAAATGCACAACAAAAATATTTCCTCAACAAACGTGATTTCAGCCAGACACTCTACCAACAGATCCTGCGGCAACTAGAGCTCCGTTATCAGGCAGGGATATTGAAACTGGATGATTTGAGAAAACTAAATCAGCAATTACAATCAAGGGGCACGTGATTATTCTTTTATCGATGCCTGGGCCTGGATACAGCAAATAAACCAACCAGACCGGAAATAAGCAACCAAAATGCTGCAGGTAACGGTACAACACTAGCGACACCAAAATCAAATTCACCAAATAGAGCATCGCCAGCACCAAGCCCTGAAAGATAAAAGTCAATATCAAGTGTATAGTCACCAGCACCATACATTCCTAAGTCATATATCGTATTATAAAATCCATATAAACCGGTACTTTCCAGGTTTCCGACGAAGTCTGCACTCCATACTGATAGACCATTAACCCACACATCAAGCCCCATAATACCCGACGAATCTAAACCAGCACCTGATACCAGTAATGAATCAAGTAAATTTATCTTCAACATTCCAGCGTCATTCAATGAAAAATCAAATGATAAACTACCTGCCGCACCTGACTCACCGCCTAGTGCACCCTGGCCAATAAGGTAATCAATCATATCTGGAGCCAGGGTTCCCGGCTGATAACCAGGGGATGAACCAGTAATAACCCCTTCACCAAATGCCAGCACATTAGCACCCTCTAACACGGCTGTCGCCATATCAGGTATATCAGCAGATGACTGTGGTGCGATGTGAACCTGTACATCGCTGTTGCCACCCGCCACACTAGCCATTGCACTTATACGAGAAACCTCCCGACCATCAGATTCTGCCGTTGCTGTTGCCAAAAAACCTAATGCTGTTTTTGCTTTAGCAGAAGAACGACCCGATTCCCCATCAACATCCGCATCTTGACCTAAACCACCCGCACCAGCAGTTGCGATCGCTGTTGCTGTACCACTGGTAGCCGTAGCA includes:
- a CDS encoding protein-L-isoaspartate O-methyltransferase → MNTEQARFNMIEQQVRPWDVLNPRVLETIEHTHREHFVPEAYQGLAYADSSIPLAQKQFMLPPVVIGRILQALDINENDNILEIGTGSGYLTACLAQLGAHVSTTDIHQELLDQAQKNCKAFDNISYHQGDFSASWHENDRFDAIVVTGSLPHMNENFQHNLEIGGRLFIVTGQPPIMQAHLITRTAEREWNDQRLFETSIPALVNHQKDRTLSL
- a CDS encoding TolC family outer membrane protein, translated to MPPRLLLWHSITICSALTSPVYAEDLLATARLALANDPGLRQAQYQHNVTQQALPDARAALLPEIEFNLDNSINQQDIISRGLGYSSSQRFNTRSYSLDLTQPLYDPASLLKTGYARDQITQSQWQLSDTRQALLLRTAQDYLSILSAQDNLGFKQAEKTALNKQLEQTSLQFEAGLSTQTEYHEIQAQFDLVNAEELIAFDELEDYYEALFEITNHRMRITPIKAENIKPLTEKYELQWWIKQAIDYNPGYQIAKLDVVLAKNEIKQQRAGHLPTLDLLASKGNITSGGGRFGGSETDYSSLTLQLSVPLFSGGLTTSKTRQAIHNHQALLEQREQKRRSLLRQIRNSFRSIQTGKRHIKALQHAIDSSQKLMIAEQVAQKNGNRTVVDALNAQQKYFLNKRDFSQTLYQQILRQLELRYQAGILKLDDLRKLNQQLQSRGT